The Hyphomicrobiales bacterium genome includes a window with the following:
- a CDS encoding NAD(P)-binding protein: MGRDPRYDILFEPVAIGPLKARNRFFQVPHCTGAGHQYINTQNRIREIRAEGGWAVVCTDICSIHPSSDVSPYAFLKLWDDADVKALAAMADAVHEHGALVGCQLMHEGVSAMNRMSREVAIGPSPRPHRVDPRQTRAMSLSDIRDVRKWQHEAAIRARQAGFDLVYVYAAHGLSLAMDFLSRRINQRSDEYGGTLENRSRLLREMIEVTKDAVGDRCAVAVRIAVDELIGSDGITCEEEGRDVIEMLAELPDLWDVNISDHTKDSPTSRFCSEGHQEPYIRFVKQVTSKPVVGVGWFTSPDTMVSQIRRGVLDFIGAARPGIADPFIPQKISEGRIDDIRECIGCNICLAGEYTIAPMRCTQNPTMGEEWRRGWHPERIAPKASESSVLVVGAGPAGLEAARALGQRGYAVTLAEASRQLGGRINHESRLPGMAPYARVRDWRISQINAMPNVACYLESRLTPDDILELGADQVILATGSRWLKTGVGRMNFSPVPADASVEIISPDDIFAGWEGEGPVVIFDDDGYYMASTIALLLASRGVRVVLATPQGRAASWMAFTGELFAMNEALLAAGVAIIVNRNLTAIKDGRAELSCVFSGAIEAVPAASVLMVTMREGCTELYDALLKIPDRMAAAGIAAIRQIGDCAAPSIVADAVHSGHRCARELDMPDRGTLPFAVEHTALAEGIRG; encoded by the coding sequence ATGGGCCGGGACCCACGATACGACATCCTCTTCGAACCGGTCGCGATCGGCCCACTGAAGGCCAGAAATCGGTTCTTCCAGGTCCCCCACTGCACGGGGGCAGGGCACCAGTACATCAACACTCAGAACCGGATTCGAGAAATCCGCGCGGAGGGAGGCTGGGCGGTCGTCTGCACGGACATCTGCTCGATACATCCCAGTTCCGATGTATCGCCCTATGCGTTCCTCAAGCTCTGGGACGACGCCGACGTCAAGGCCCTGGCCGCCATGGCCGATGCCGTCCACGAGCACGGCGCACTGGTCGGCTGCCAGCTCATGCACGAAGGCGTCTCCGCCATGAACCGCATGAGCCGCGAGGTCGCGATCGGCCCCTCGCCCCGACCTCATCGGGTTGATCCGAGGCAGACACGTGCGATGTCACTGAGCGATATCCGCGATGTCCGAAAGTGGCAGCACGAGGCGGCAATCCGCGCCCGGCAAGCCGGTTTCGATCTCGTTTATGTCTATGCGGCGCACGGGCTTTCGCTGGCCATGGATTTTCTCTCCCGTCGGATCAACCAGCGGAGCGACGAATATGGCGGCACGCTGGAGAACCGCTCGCGTCTGCTGCGCGAGATGATCGAAGTGACGAAGGACGCCGTCGGCGATCGGTGCGCCGTCGCCGTGCGGATTGCCGTCGACGAACTGATCGGCAGCGATGGCATCACGTGTGAAGAGGAAGGCAGGGACGTCATCGAGATGCTGGCCGAGTTGCCCGATCTCTGGGATGTCAATATCAGCGATCACACGAAGGACAGCCCCACCTCGCGGTTCTGCAGCGAAGGACATCAGGAGCCCTACATTCGGTTCGTGAAGCAGGTGACGAGCAAGCCGGTCGTCGGCGTCGGCTGGTTCACGTCACCGGATACGATGGTCTCGCAGATCAGACGCGGCGTGCTCGATTTCATCGGCGCAGCGCGCCCCGGCATCGCAGACCCGTTCATTCCCCAGAAAATCTCCGAAGGGAGGATAGACGACATCCGCGAATGCATAGGCTGCAACATCTGCCTTGCAGGCGAGTACACGATCGCGCCCATGCGCTGCACCCAGAACCCGACCATGGGCGAGGAATGGCGCAGAGGCTGGCATCCGGAACGGATCGCGCCGAAAGCCTCCGAAAGCTCCGTGCTCGTCGTCGGCGCAGGACCGGCGGGACTGGAGGCCGCCCGGGCCCTCGGACAGAGGGGCTACGCTGTGACACTGGCGGAGGCCTCCCGCCAACTCGGCGGGCGCATCAATCACGAGTCCCGCCTCCCGGGCATGGCACCCTACGCCCGGGTCCGCGACTGGCGCATCTCGCAGATCAACGCCATGCCCAACGTCGCCTGCTATCTCGAGAGCCGGTTGACGCCAGACGACATCCTGGAGCTGGGTGCAGACCAGGTGATCCTTGCAACCGGCTCGCGCTGGCTGAAGACCGGTGTGGGACGCATGAATTTCTCACCCGTTCCGGCCGATGCCAGTGTCGAGATCATCTCGCCCGACGACATCTTCGCTGGATGGGAGGGCGAGGGCCCTGTCGTCATCTTCGACGACGACGGCTACTACATGGCATCCACGATCGCTCTCCTCCTCGCATCGCGCGGCGTTCGTGTCGTACTCGCAACGCCCCAGGGCAGGGCGGCTTCCTGGATGGCATTCACAGGCGAGCTGTTCGCCATGAACGAGGCACTGCTGGCGGCCGGCGTTGCGATCATCGTCAACCGGAACTTGACCGCGATCAAGGATGGCAGGGCGGAGCTGTCCTGCGTGTTCTCCGGCGCAATCGAAGCCGTACCTGCGGCGTCCGTCCTCATGGTGACGATGCGTGAAGGGTGCACGGAGCTTTACGATGCACTGTTGAAAATACCCGACCGCATGGCGGCGGCCGGCATCGCCGCGATTCGCCAGATCGGCGATTGTGCCGCTCCCTCGATTGTCGCGGATGCCGTTCATTCCGGCCACCGGTGCGCGCGCGAACTCGACATGCCGGACAGGGGAACACTGCCATTCGCCGTCGAGCACACGGCACTCGCAGAAGGAATTAGAGGATGA
- a CDS encoding DUF4440 domain-containing protein, producing the protein MKNQTMERTRERLEDATNAFMAAFNAGDLDAVLGFFTDDAVFEDPRGARHEGKPAIRSAFEPLFSGALGRPRFTDDDFFCDPDAGKVMTSWHLLLEINGVPTSLRGLDLLHFEGDRISRKLSYVKAQTPLYQKQES; encoded by the coding sequence ATGAAAAATCAAACGATGGAGCGGACCCGCGAGCGACTGGAGGACGCAACCAACGCGTTCATGGCAGCCTTCAATGCGGGAGACCTGGATGCGGTGCTCGGGTTTTTCACCGACGATGCCGTCTTCGAGGATCCGCGCGGTGCACGGCATGAAGGCAAGCCCGCCATCAGGTCTGCTTTCGAGCCGCTGTTCAGCGGCGCTCTCGGTCGCCCCCGGTTCACCGACGACGATTTCTTCTGCGATCCCGACGCCGGAAAGGTGATGACCTCGTGGCACTTGCTGCTGGAGATCAACGGCGTCCCGACGAGCCTTCGGGGTCTTGATCTGCTGCACTTCGAAGGTGACCGGATCAGCCGAAAGCTGTCCTATGTCAAGGCGCAGACACCTCTGTACCAGAAGCAGGAATCCTGA